One genomic segment of Belonocnema kinseyi isolate 2016_QV_RU_SX_M_011 chromosome 2, B_treatae_v1, whole genome shotgun sequence includes these proteins:
- the LOC117167048 gene encoding ribonucleoside-diphosphate reductase subunit M2 isoform X4: MALHTSTKDNVRKSFEDASIKENLSPKKHCVSPKISQENGIRPEIDATKAVRNLNLQDKDVFDPELEPLLKENPRRFVIFPIQWPDIWQMYKKAEASFWTVEEVDLSKDLPDWHKLTDSERHFVSHVLAFFAASDGIVNENLVERFSQEVQVTEARCFYGFQVAMENVHSEMYSLLIDTYISDPTQRDFLFNAVETLPCVTKKANWALNWISNDTATFAERVIAFAAVEGIFFSGSFAAIFWLKKRGLMPGLTFSNELISRDEGLHCDFACLMFKHIVQKPEQERVISIIKNAVVIEQEFLTDALPVEMIGMNCKLMCQYIEFVADRLLVELGCPKYKTSTGVQYRTPVLRSITSRYLSNTDAQYCESGNLY; the protein is encoded by the exons atggcTCTTCATACATCGACCAAAGATAATGTTCGCAAATCCTTTGAGGATGCCAGCATCAAggaaaat TTGTCTCCAAAAAAGCACTGCGTTTCGCCAAAAATATCTCAAGAAAATGGAATCAGACCAGAA ATTGATGCAACGAAAGCTGTGAGGAATCTAAACCTTCAAGATAAAGATGTTTTTGACCCAGAGTTGGAACCTCTACTCAAAGAAAATCCTCGCAGATTCGTCATATTTCCCATTCAGTGGCCAGATATTTGGCAGATGTACAAAAAGGCCGAAGCTTCATTTTGGACCGTAGAAGAAGTAGATCTATCCAAG gaccTGCCAGATTGGCATAAATTGACTGACAGTGAACGCCATTTCGTTTCGCACGTTTTGGCCTTCTTCGCTGCATCCGATGGGATCGTTAACGAGAATCTCGTAGAGCGTTTCAGCCAAGAAGTTCAAGTGACGGAAGCTCGTTGCTTTTATGGATTTCAAGTAGCTATGGAAAATGTTCATTCGGAAATGTACTCTCTTCTCATCGATACTTACATCAGTGATCCGACAcaaag AGACTTCCTTTTTAATGCAGTTGAAACTCTACCATGCGTGACGAAGAAAGCAAACTGGGCTTTAAATTGGATAAGTAATGATACTGCTACTTTTGCGGAACGTGTAATCGCATTCGCCGCAGTTGAGGGAATTTTCTTCAGTGGCAGTTTTGCAGCTATTTTCTGGCTAAAGAAGAGAGGACTTATGCCTGGTCTCACTTTTAGCAATGAACTAATTTCTAGGGACGAG GGACTACATTGCGATTTCGCTTGTCTCATGTTCAAACACATAGTTCAGAAGCCTGAACAAGAGCGtgtaatttcaattataaaaaatgcagtAGTAATTGAGCAGGAATTCTTGACAGATGCGTTGCCCGTGGAAATGATCGGAATGAATTGCAAACTGATGTGCCAGTACATAGAATTCGTGGCTGATCGGTTGCTTGTCGAATTAGGATGCCCAaag TACAAAACAAGTACTGGTGTGCAGTACCGCACGCCAGTACTGCGGAGCATTACCAGCAGGTACTTGTCCAATACAGATGCCCAGTACTGTGAATCCGGTAATCTGTACTAG